The nucleotide sequence ggtgtacgccaaaacggctgcgctacttggaatttatcaatgtggtcgttggtgtatgctgcactgaaaatatacaccaggtcgagaggtggcgtaaattatacaccaaaatgaaccagcgctggaatccacataaaaattaaaatgatcaacatgataaacagtaccattatacaaatcaatgcatatgttacataaataactttcctgattatactacataataatcaataaaaatcccgctgttgcgggattgctggtctatcgagcacgatccgtggccacagcgctgaccgcaaagaaagcgctgctcgcctttttctccagagcctggagccagagcagtgctgagcttaactttatgtggtgtgatcgttttagactatgaaactgataataacaactgtagtgttgtcattcccttcgcccgtgctgcaatcaggttgtgtcatctccattcgtttgtcacaataaaataaataaagaaatacattttaagaattaagaaatctgaaaaattaggcgtgtcttattaattgagcaagcaaatatccacatgtcaagaattattgacatgtgaaaagagaatacagtgttccctcgctataacgcggttcacctttcgtggcctcaccGTTTTgcagagtttttagtccaattttgcatgcctttttttttttacagtgttctgtgttctgcgtgtctgtttataagaatcttgtcgcccagaagaaaaaagagcaccaacaactactcataactgtgtttgtcactcggaaacagacacctgcggcgaggtgtgagtggaaaaaggcgcggtgccaggacgcagaggcgcgatctgtgaaatactggtcaatcactattaataatttcttatgtgtccaacctcgtacgttgatcgttaaaattaaattcgttagttctaaaagccatcataattatttataggaaaacgttctatttttatttctcaaacaaatgtttgggcctgaaaacagtttggtcttatttttctactaaggtttgaactttgagagtgtttacacatgagagaaaagtgagaaaatgttcatgcctgattgagaaagtgtataaagggttttacagctttgaaacgtctataataattgtaaaaaataacgctgactacgtcgcggtttcgcgtattacgggctatttttagaacgtaactcccgcgataaacgagggaccactgtaacacttttttgattatactacaaaacaattgatacaatggccgcttttgacgctctattggcacgcgtcgtgactgGTGGAGttatttttctttgccgtcttcctggcttccatgtcgtaaaatgagggtgtgtctgaagcggagtctgaatatttatgggcgtgtttattataattacgattgttttcacccgccacatttatcaaggtcacgtcaggcgtacgccggaaatgggcaggtgcgcacaacTTtggtacatgaggcccattaagtGTTATCTTCAGCTAGGATCAGAGGACATGCAGAATCGACATGCTTTCATGAAGTGTCCTCCATTAATATCCCCAAGATTATATGATAGCCATTATCATTTTAGACATTGTATATATCCATCACCTTAAATTTGAGAAGTAGCAAGACGGTTTGACATGGACATGAGTTTAATGTCACACCTTAAGTTGACACAGAATATTTGCAAAGATATCTCCTGCAAATCAGGCAAATCTGCAACCAGAGAAGTCTGGATTTACTCTCAAGAAGTCAACCATTCTCTGCATCCAAGCTCTGAGAAGACTCATTGAATTGAAACTTAAATACCGGCAGTGCTTTTTTCAGCTTTTGATGATTTTCACAAACTTTGAGTCTGTTTACtaggctgctctctgggacattctGAGAACCAACCCATACAAACTTACTGTGCGTGAatactggtgttcctcagggatgtgttctggctcctactctaTTCAATGCTTTTAgggactgggtggttgccatccaggctcTAAAAGGTTccttagtgtggtggatgcaccaGGACAGGAAACTGACTTGACCTGGAAAATCCACATGTTGCAGCAAATTTTACTGAAGTAAAATGACATTTAATTCTAAAATTAAGGACAGTATAGCTCCTGACTTACTTGAGCACATTGTTCTTCTGTTAACAGTTGTTCTTTAAACACTGAAAGTCACAGGATTGTATGCTTgatattattattctttttttaataaatgtcacTGCTTGTCATTAAAAAAGGTAATTCTGTTTCTGGTTGAATAGTTTATAGTTTATTCTCAGCAGGCAATGTCTGCTGAGAATATCATTTTCAGGGGTTATCATCAACATCATGTCATCACATCTCAGTCTTTTCCATTATTTCCCACAGCACATAATAGACCTCATGCTACGCCCCACATACGATGGAAACTGTTTGAAATTCACTGACTGTTGAACTTGTGCACaaatatttacagcagtaactcgGGTTTCCAAACCTGAGGAGAATTAGCTGCCAAcaagggaacaaaaaaaaaatgtaaccacAGGTATTTCAGTTGACCAACCTGAGGGACTTAAAGCAAAGTTTTTTATGATGTGTTAAATTTTCCATGACATAAAGCCTTTAGTTCTCTGCAGAAATGCACGCAAAATAACAGTGTTTATGGTGTGTTGGTGTTTGGAGAAGTGGGTCCAATGGGTACTGACAGCATGGGTGTACCATTTAAAAGGTGATTCTGTCCAAaggtaatttaaacattcatgaaATTTAATAAAACAAGCAAAGCACAATAAATATATTTCAAATATTATGCAATGTAAATGCAGCAGAAAAGTAACATGGCAATAATGAAATCTTCCTTGTAGGGGTTTCAGTTTTCTCTCcttctgcactttaactgcttgcAAAACAATTCTGAAAATGACTTTtgccttgtttttgtgtttttaacaggttgaAGCTGTTAATTGACCAGGAGAAGGCCTATCAagaaagaaaagaggaagaaaacaacaaaaaggtcACAGGTCTCAAGGAGGAGCTGACAAAACTCAAGTCATTTGCGTTGATGGTTGTAGATGAACAACAGCGTTTGACTGAACAGTTGGACCAGCAAACAGCAAAGGTTCAAGAAATAACTGCAAGTGCTTCACAAGCCCAGGAGGAGCTGAACACAGCTAATGCTCGTCTACAGGAAAAGGAACTCAAAGTCTCTCGCTTAGAGGCTGAGCTGCGTGAAAAAGCTCACCGATACCACCAGGAACAAGAGACAATGACCGCCAAACTGGCAAGTGAAGATGCTCAAAATCGGCAGCTCCGCCAGAAACTGTCAACTCTCAGCAGGCAGCTCGATGAGCTGGAGGAGACTAACAAGACTCTGCGCAGAGCTGAGGATGAACTGCAGGAGTTGAGGGACAAAATTAGTCGTGGCGAATGTGGAAACTCAAGCCTGATGTCTGAACTTGAAGAGTTACGGAAAAGGGTGCTTGAAATGGAAGGGAAGGATGAAGAGCTGATCAGAATGGAGGACCACTGCAGGGACCTCAATAAGAAACTggagaaagagtctaaacaaAGCCGGAGCCTGAAAATTGAAGTTGATAAACTGAACCAGAGAATAATGGACTTAGAAAAACTAGAAGATGCTTTCTGCAAGAGCAAACAAGAGTGCAATTCCCTGAAAAGCAACCTGGAGAAAGAGAGGACAGTGTCAAAGGTTCTGTCCACTGAGCTAGATGTCTTGAAACTCAGGGTCAAAGAACTTGAGTCTGCTGAAAGCCAACTTGCAAAGACGGAGTTGACACTGAAAGAAGATCTAACCAAGTTAAAGACTCTGACGGTCATGCTTGTGGACGAAAGAAAAACAATGGGAGAGAAGTTAAAACACATGGAGAACAAGGTCCAAAacagcactggcaaacttcaggcTGAACAGGACAAAGTTACTTCAGTCACAGAGAAGCTAATTGAAGAGAGCAAGAAAGCACTGAGGTCAAAGTCTGAGCTCGAGGAGAAAATGTGCAGTGCTACAAAGGAAAGGGATGACCTGAAGGCAAAGCTGAGGGCTGAGGAAGAAAAACATGGTGATTTGGAGTCTAAGATCAGCATGATGAAGAAAAGATTACAATCACTGGAGAGCATAGAAAGAGAATACCTGAGGCATAAAGCCAAAGAAGATCATAACAAAGCATCCATTGCCAACCGCTTCCTGCAAGAAGACAATAAAGTCAAGGAATTGACACAGGAGGTCGAACACCTGCGATGCAAATTAAAAGACATGAAGGTGGTAGAAGGAGACCTACTAAAAATGGAAGCTTTTGAGTCACTGGAGAAAAAATTCAGTCATGAGCAAGAGAAAGCCAAAACACTGATGGAGGAGCTAGAATTATCCAGAAAAGAGCTTTCAAAGTACCAGCTGGCTGAAAAGAAGGACTGCAACCAAGAGCATGTTCTTTATAAACGCCTGAAAGAAGAGGAGGCAAAGTCCAGTCATCTGACCAGAGAGGTAGCAGCTCTGAAAGAAAAAATTCATGACTACATGGGAACTGAGGAATCCATTTGCCGCATGAAGAACGACCACTCAACACTGCAAAGAAAACTGACTCAGCAGGAGGTCCGAAACAAAGAACTGGCTAGAGAAATGGAGATGCTTACTGGAGAACTTGAGAGATACAGAAGATTTAGCAAAAGTCTCCGACCTGGCATGAATGGAAGACGCTTCTCTGATCTGCATGTTTCCACCAAGGAAGTGCAGACAGAACCTCTTGACCTGGCATCTTCCACATCCAAGACACTGCCACTGGAATGCGCTGTGGTCAATGGAAAACTGTACGACGAGAGCGAACCAGAGGACAATGCAAATTACAGTAATGAGCTCCAGCTCTCCAAATGCAGTCCATCCATCATCAATAATGTAAATAACCTGAACAACACGAGAAGAGCACGAGTGCCATTCCTTAAGAACAAAGAGAGTCCTCATCAAGTAAATGGTAAAGTGCAACCCCGGCACAATGGCAACCATATCCCGCCTGGAGATGTTGTGCTCACCCACAGTCCTGGGCAGCCTCTGCACATAAAAGTGACTCCTGACCATGGACACAACACAGCTACACTAGAGATCACCAGCCCAACCACAGAAAGCACCCAGTCCTTCACCAGCACTGCTGTCATACCCACTAGTGGAGGTCCACCGAAACAGAGAATCACCATCATTCAGAACGCTTCCATTTCCCCGACAATGAAATCTATTTCCCCAACAACAAAATCGAAAGGTTCCCCAGTGTCTGATGAATTGTCTTCCCCAGATAGAGCTCTATCCCCCTTCACTTTGGCAACATACTCCCGAACAATGGCACCAGACTCTTGTGGCTCTGTAACACCAGACAGAGCAATGTCACCAATACAAATTGTGTCAGTCACAACCAGCACTCCAGACCGCTCTCTGTCCACAGAGCCAGTGGAGGTGGTTGGAGGACATGCTGTCTTCCGTGTGACCCCTGAAAGGCAGAGCAGCTGGCAGGTCCAGAGATCTAACAGCTCGGGGCCCAATGTCTTCACCACAGAGGACAACAAAATCCACATTCATTTAGGGAGCCCCTTcattcagagcatcagcagcacaTCACAGACTCTGAGTCCATGCCACACACCTGGACTCCAGGAGCAGAGGACTCAGGCACTGGCCAATTGTAGCACTCCTGCTGCCAAAGGCAACAGCAAAATCACAAGTAGCATCATGATTAAGCCCACCTCCACCTCAATGCAAAGGCCATCTCAAATTACAGTAAGTAATGCTTATGACTGACCCAATAACCCTCAAAACCCTTCATCCCATACCCTCGTAGTGAATCCTGCCTGTGACATGCTGTCCAACCTGATACCCAAAAGCACCTCCTGATACAGTTGTCTGTTTAACTTGACTTTTGCTTCAAACTAGGTTTCAATGTTTTCTTTTCCCCTTAATCTTTGGTTTGCTTGGTTCTGGTTGTGTGTGATTAATTTCAAGCAAATGTGTGCCTGcatgagaggagagagagagaaagaaaaacattAGGTAGCATTTGGACATCTGACATTACACTAGGTAATTTATGTGCACTTACTGTATGTACTCCATGGCAAATTAGCCATATAGACTATTCACACTGATGTATCATACCAGTTTTATAAACGCCATATTCCAAACTGCATTCTGATTGTTTGATTTTGTGAgaattaaaatgtgcaaaaagtgttATGTTTTAGTTTGTCATCCATGCTTGCCATTTTCAGTTATTCACTAAACCCAGGATGCTTTGATTGTGTAAAATTAAACATAATCTGAGGAAGATGCTATTTGATTGAAGCCACTTGTTTGAGTCCATTTTGGTGCATGCACAGTAATTTcttaacaattattattattattatttcgatTCCCTGTACTCATTGTCAGTCAGTTGGACCTCAGAGGTCTAAAACTGGTGGTTTGAGTTGGAAGATTGTTGCGTGCCTTATCTTTTATACAACCCATATTTTCACATGGGTTAAAGGTACAATGCATTTATGTATTGTACCTTTACCACTTCAGAAACATAACACAATCACTGATGATTTCAACACACTTTTGCCAACAAGTTGATTATGTCATATTTTTacttccaccaaggaggttatgttttcacccatgtCCGTGTGTTTGATAGCAGGATTACACAATAAATACTGAATCAATTTCATTGAAACTTGGTGGAAGGTTGGACCAAGGCAGAAACCATTAACTTTTTGGAGTGGCTCCATCAAAGTGGGTCCTCTTTTTTCCCCACACTCCAAAAGTTGACCATGAACATGaccatggtcatgagggttgggtcatgactgaaagaactagatcgcgggtacaagcggtcgaaataggcttccttaggagggtgactggtgtctcccttaaagaTAGAGTGAGAAGAtgagtcatccgtggggagctcggagtagagccgctgctccttcattttgaaaggagccagccgaAGTAGTTTGGGCAATcgataaggatgccccctgggcacttccctagggaggtgttccaggcatgtccaactgggaggagaccctggagaagactcaggactaggtggagagatgcaGAGAAAGAaatgtaaagtgttgttattcctTAAAGAATGCCAGCAAAAGAATATCTTGATCTTTGGTCCAAGCATTTTTCCTGATTAAGCACTCAACACCAAAGACGATACATCAATTGTGGctccacagcaagaaggtcatgggatcaattcccacctttggcctttctgtgtggagtttgcatgttgtccccgtgggttccctccgggtgctccagcttcctcccacatccaaagacacgcaggtaggtaggtggattggaaactttaaattgtcccggcggtgcgggtgtgaatgtgtttgtttgcctaGAGTCCATTTATTCAGAGAATAGCAACACgacgagttgaaaaaaaaaaagtcacatgactcgtggtgccatcttggggtcaAATAGCGTTCGCCGTTAATCTGTATGCATTTAAATCCagctagtttatttatttattcgctgaataTTCCAGGTTGCTGTGCATATAGATGCACAAATACACAGAACAAGGGCTTcaggatgtacagattcccttcaggtcTGAATAGAAGAAAaaatttggaaaataaagtcagccatgtgggatggaagctacttcatcatcaaagctttgagagataggtaaatttattgttcagtcccatgtacagtaaaactcacctaaaccgtcattgtataaaccggatatttgcaggcactggacaaaaaaagtcccaatgtttttgtctggttttccatgtaataaacaccgtatataatggtTTTTGTGTAACAGATTTCCGCTCACCTCAGATCAAATGTCCTGTTCAATTGCAATGCATTTCTATTAAAAACCCCAACCAATCTGGATGTGCACAATAACACAGgtacaaaattaaagttcagtgctCTGAGACACAGATTTGAGaaaagtgggactggagtcatttctgtgattaaaagcccaaccgtttattttttttcaaaccgtgctcagacttggacctgcagcctgacgtgtacctgttaaatcagacacaaaaggctgtgatttaacacttttctgctttcactctttcctctcatattttaatagtttttgcagtgtgcacactgattacatttcgagatcacatacatttggcagaaaagtccacaaatttacaacatggagtcagaaaaagaggaaTTTGTACAGATTGCGTTTGAattagaggtgatgattgtaaaacaaaaagcttgttgagggtcaaattaatccataataaagcataatccaacgagggagaactttaaaactgtcacgcatgtcactgcatgacatggagttacaaaAGTGTAAATCAGtctttaaattcattaaataaatcatcgtaaattgtaaatttatgcgtatttgatagcttaactatttttagatttattGTGATAGTACGTAtactagggctgttcatgttatatagtaaaaaaataaaagttgtgagagacttcaggccacatgttgtttttgttccacttggagtTTTAtcggtgcagaccaaatttaaaCTCAATCAGGTAAgacttagaggtcccccagagtgacacattttcctctccctctgctggcaaggcaacgtcaccctaacgggagaagactctgatgccattatttttcttttacaggtacatgtgatggcttctaatcgcaagaagtggtggttgattggtcacccagaggagaacattactggaattactggacattgcttgtttggggaaaattgttgctttgtggccaacccctaaacaatgtctgattacaataaaatttggcacagatcttttattttattagtggaacaagaacaacatgtggcccaaaagattttttaacatttgacattttgaacaggtctaacctgtacctggatgtgttgctgtatgtgaaaacatgaaaggttcattcagtagttcagcacagttggccccaaaatggtgccatgtcctTGACACTACTCTCTCAATAAAGGGACCCTATGTTTGTCTATATCTGGCCCTGTgacaggctggcgtcctgtccagggtgtaccccgcctcatgccttatgactgctggaataggctccagccccctgtaacccttaactggagtaagtagttgaagatgagtgagagtgatTGAGGAATAGTCCATTTCCccagaagaaaagacaaagttTTCTTGTATTCTGAAGTGTTGATGTCAGTGTCTTCTTATAGTGTATGGCACCAAATCCGAGAGACAGAGTTAAAACTAGGAGAATGTGAACTCCTTTTTCTCTTCAATGACACAATGGAAACTGCTCCGGGGATTCATTAAACTATGAACTGGCATGCCATAAAGCTGCTGTGGAGCtacaatgtatttatttttttccaagtcGACATATTATTGAAATAGGGCAATACTTTTTAAAACATGGTAAATTTCAGAATTGTTATTCACTGAATCCATACAGATGGAAACTAATCTCAAGGAGTAACAGACTAGCTCTTCATTTCAGCAAGTCTAAGTTCTCACAAGTGTCCAGTGAAATACATAACACTCAGGATGACCAAATAATGATGGTTGATTGCTAACCCGTCATGCCTGCTGGAGAACACCTCCCACCCCATGCGGGATACCCTGACTGCATTAGAAAGCTCCGTTAGTGACAGGGTGCACCACCCAAAGTGTGTGAAGGAGCGATACCGcaggtccttccttcctgctgctgtcagactccacaACCAGCACAGTCCCAGCACAGTAGACCCCTCAGATCACTCAAATCATTAATGTCATTATAGTCAAAAATTTTCAGccatttgtaataataataatacatattgggcctcatgtatcaatgttgcgcacttgtggcgtaaatttacggcgtaaacttgaaatacaccaaagtcgccgtgacatgtatcaagcagtgcgcacctgcccatttctggcgtacgcctgacgtgaccttgataaatgcggcgggtgaaaacgaccgtaattataataaacacgcccataaatattcagactccgcttcagacacaccctcattttacgacatggaagccaagaagacagcaatgaaaaagaacttcaccaatcacgacgcgtgccaatagagcgtcaaaagtggccgtcgtatcaattgttttgtagtatataatcaataaagtgttacagtggtccctcattaatcactggagttacgttctaaaaaacagcccgaaatacgcgaaaccgcgacgttaggcagcgttattttttacaattattatagacgtttcaaagctgtaaaacccctcactacacagtttatacactttctcaatcaggcatgaacattttctcacttttctctcgtgtgtaaacactctcaaagttcaaaccttagtaggaaaataataccaaactgttttcaggcccaaacatttgtttgagaaataaaaatagaaagttttcctataaataattatgatggcatttagaactaacgaattcattttaacaatcaacgaacgaggtcagacacataagaaattattaatagtgactgaccagtatttcacagatcgcgcctctgcgtcctggcgctgcgccttttcccactcacacctggctgcagcaggtgtttgtttccaagTGACAaacagttaagagtagttgttggcgctcttttttcttctgggtgacaagattcttataaacagatacgcagaacacagaacactgtaaaaaaaaaaaagcatgcaaaattggactaaatactctgcgagactctgaggccacgacaggtgaacagcattatagcgagggaccactgtattctcttttcacatgtcaataattcttgacatgtggatatttgcttgctcaattaataagacacgcctaatctgtcagatttctttattttttaaatgtatttctgtatttattttattgtgacaaccgaatggagacaacaaaacctgattgcagcacgggcgaattaagggaatgatgaaactacagttgttattatcaatttcatagtctaaaacgatcacaccacatgaagttaagctctgcGCTGCTCttgctccaggctcgaagtctggagaaaagggcgtacggatcgtgctccataacagtcccgcaaaagcgggatttgtattgattattatgtagcatAATCAGGAAagagttatttatgtaacatatgcattgatttgtataatggcactgtttatcatgttgatcatcttcatttttatgtggattccagcgctggttcattttggtgtataatttacgccacctctcgacctggtgtatattttcagtgcagcgtacgccaacgaccacatagataaatgccaagtagcgcagccgttttggcgtacaccccatatacgctcaaatatcgccgtaccccacgttgatacatgaggcccattgtgtgcaaTCATACTTGTATACTCGTGTACAACATCACACTTAGGTGCAATATTACGGAACATTCCTTCCTTCTGCTTGTATATAGTGTAATCTATTCAACTATATATATTGTTCTGTACAGAACGTGACATTCGTACttggtaattatttttcttttaccttattCTTGGATACTTGCACTGTAGTTCTAAGACTGTCcctgtgctgctgtaacatcGTAAATTTACCTGCCATGGGACTATGAAAGGATTATCTCATCTTATCTTAAGCCACCATCACAGACAAACCCTCATCCTGCACAAATGTCCTTGAGCAAAATCCTCATGGCATACTGGGTGTAGAAGAACTGCACTATTTTCAACAGTTAACACTGCAGCAGCCAATGGTGATATGACAGGAGATGCTAACATAATTTTAGTGTAGTACTGCCTTCAATGCAAGTTTAACATACTTTTTCGACCGCAAAATAATTTCTATACAACAGTTAACATTAATTAAATGGCTTGAGAATATCTCATTATACTCAATCCATTCATTTATATTTATGTCAGCATTTACATGAACGGCTATACCTGGCAGAAGTCAACTGAATGCTTAAGTTCcaaacctgccaaaaaaaaaaaaaacaacacagcactTTGCCATTGGTGCTTGggggtttaataaaattttggatGAGCGGTACTTTTAAACACCTTTCTGACAAAATATGTTCACAATGTTCATGTCTGTTTTGAGGAAAGCCTAAATTGCATCATGAGTAAAATAATGAAATCTGAAAATATAGCTACCTCAGCTCTCTATGTGTTCTAACCCATGAGACATTGAACGGTCTCAGTTAAATTGTGCAGCAGATAGGCAAAATAATCATgctttttgtgataaaagcatgaaacttGGTATACATATAGCCAAGCCAAAAGTATTTCAAATAAAATTGGATATTGGgccatcatgaattttcaatatgtcACTCATGGCAGCcagttttcaaaatgaaaattgatAAATGCTCCAATGACACTGAAAAATAGTACTACCACACTATTGTATGATCATAAAGATTATAAAAAGGCATAGTTTTAACTATCTACACCTGAATGTTATTgggtaaaaataacaaaaaggttcatttcagtttgtacaggggtcaaaagaatttggtcgaattgcgcatcaaGTTCGCATGAAGCAGGAgtcgtacgaggtctattagaaaagtatccgaccttattatttttttttaaaaaccatatggattgaatcacgtgtgattgcgtcagacaagcttgaaccctcgtgcgcatgcgtgagtttttttcatgcctgtcggttgcgtcattcgcctgtgagcaggctttgtgtgagcactgctccaccctctcggcggatttttattgtgaataaatgtctgaacgatttggagctttgctgcatcaatttttttcccgaaactgtgagagacctccaggtggacactgttcaaaaaat is from Thalassophryne amazonica chromosome 1, fThaAma1.1, whole genome shotgun sequence and encodes:
- the filip1l gene encoding filamin A-interacting protein 1-like isoform X1, giving the protein MRSRSNSLEDSTKSKPLHQQEDTCKRTTEQEHPSGRVACRSRRCEQPYETGTIQRNQKMTKNSTCAGGSGSASGAAKSSRQEKGRDLSRDDLVFLLSLLEGELQARDEVITVLKAEKIDLALLEAKYGFVTPQKVLQALQRDAIQGKADIFQEDIYEKPVAELDKLVEKQKESYRRMLEQLLMVEQSHKQTLYKLEDEKRNHGEFMKKSDEFTNLLEQERERLKLLIDQEKAYQERKEEENNKKVTGLKEELTKLKSFALMVVDEQQRLTEQLDQQTAKVQEITASASQAQEELNTANARLQEKELKVSRLEAELREKAHRYHQEQETMTAKLASEDAQNRQLRQKLSTLSRQLDELEETNKTLRRAEDELQELRDKISRGECGNSSLMSELEELRKRVLEMEGKDEELIRMEDHCRDLNKKLEKESKQSRSLKIEVDKLNQRIMDLEKLEDAFCKSKQECNSLKSNLEKERTVSKVLSTELDVLKLRVKELESAESQLAKTELTLKEDLTKLKTLTVMLVDERKTMGEKLKHMENKVQNSTGKLQAEQDKVTSVTEKLIEESKKALRSKSELEEKMCSATKERDDLKAKLRAEEEKHGDLESKISMMKKRLQSLESIEREYLRHKAKEDHNKASIANRFLQEDNKVKELTQEVEHLRCKLKDMKVVEGDLLKMEAFESLEKKFSHEQEKAKTLMEELELSRKELSKYQLAEKKDCNQEHVLYKRLKEEEAKSSHLTREVAALKEKIHDYMGTEESICRMKNDHSTLQRKLTQQEVRNKELAREMEMLTGELERYRRFSKSLRPGMNGRRFSDLHVSTKEVQTEPLDLASSTSKTLPLECAVVNGKLYDESEPEDNANYSNELQLSKCSPSIINNVNNLNNTRRARVPFLKNKESPHQVNGKVQPRHNGNHIPPGDVVLTHSPGQPLHIKVTPDHGHNTATLEITSPTTESTQSFTSTAVIPTSGGPPKQRITIIQNASISPTMKSISPTTKSKGSPVSDELSSPDRALSPFTLATYSRTMAPDSCGSVTPDRAMSPIQIVSVTTSTPDRSLSTEPVEVVGGHAVFRVTPERQSSWQVQRSNSSGPNVFTTEDNKIHIHLGSPFIQSISSTSQTLSPCHTPGLQEQRTQALANCSTPAAKGNSKITSSIMIKPTSTSMQRPSQITIPLEAFRRPGPTRIPKPKGYSFQKGTNSTTPNQGLQTKVHSGKEPPGATSTNLNLISRRL
- the filip1l gene encoding filamin A-interacting protein 1-like isoform X2; this translates as MVVDEQQRLTEQLDQQTAKVQEITASASQAQEELNTANARLQEKELKVSRLEAELREKAHRYHQEQETMTAKLASEDAQNRQLRQKLSTLSRQLDELEETNKTLRRAEDELQELRDKISRGECGNSSLMSELEELRKRVLEMEGKDEELIRMEDHCRDLNKKLEKESKQSRSLKIEVDKLNQRIMDLEKLEDAFCKSKQECNSLKSNLEKERTVSKVLSTELDVLKLRVKELESAESQLAKTELTLKEDLTKLKTLTVMLVDERKTMGEKLKHMENKVQNSTGKLQAEQDKVTSVTEKLIEESKKALRSKSELEEKMCSATKERDDLKAKLRAEEEKHGDLESKISMMKKRLQSLESIEREYLRHKAKEDHNKASIANRFLQEDNKVKELTQEVEHLRCKLKDMKVVEGDLLKMEAFESLEKKFSHEQEKAKTLMEELELSRKELSKYQLAEKKDCNQEHVLYKRLKEEEAKSSHLTREVAALKEKIHDYMGTEESICRMKNDHSTLQRKLTQQEVRNKELAREMEMLTGELERYRRFSKSLRPGMNGRRFSDLHVSTKEVQTEPLDLASSTSKTLPLECAVVNGKLYDESEPEDNANYSNELQLSKCSPSIINNVNNLNNTRRARVPFLKNKESPHQVNGKVQPRHNGNHIPPGDVVLTHSPGQPLHIKVTPDHGHNTATLEITSPTTESTQSFTSTAVIPTSGGPPKQRITIIQNASISPTMKSISPTTKSKGSPVSDELSSPDRALSPFTLATYSRTMAPDSCGSVTPDRAMSPIQIVSVTTSTPDRSLSTEPVEVVGGHAVFRVTPERQSSWQVQRSNSSGPNVFTTEDNKIHIHLGSPFIQSISSTSQTLSPCHTPGLQEQRTQALANCSTPAAKGNSKITSSIMIKPTSTSMQRPSQITIPLEAFRRPGPTRIPKPKGYSFQKGTNSTTPNQGLQTKVHSGKEPPGATSTNLNLISRRL